The nucleotide window GAATAGTAAATAAGAATATTGTcttaaaattatcacaaaaatggttgtacaaatatcattattctTTTCATTATTACCACTCCAAAGTAAAAAACCACTTTGAGTTTGATCTCGATTcaaacattttgtcaaaatgCGATGCATTTCTTCTTGCCTACCGATTTGTTTCCTTCTcaagtataaataaaataaataaagaaaaatcaaatctctgcacaaaaagaaaatataaaagagtaaaatattaaaaagtaaaatagcaacattaaaaatagaaaaagcaGCGAGTATTAaggtattaaaataaaatagaagggagCAGGAAAGTGGTTATATTTGAATCCAgtaatataaaatagaagggagCAGAAATTGGTTATATTTgttgttagattaatttttagTAATTCTTTCAAGTTTGAACCACATACCTTAAACTTCTTATAGACGtatttttttggtgtaaatatatttacttttttttagggagtaaATATCTTTACTTATaagtcttatttatttttttgtcaagtattttAGTGGCTAAAAATTCTCCTTTTTAActtattatgcaatgtcccttcCAATTGAGCTAAACTCATGGGACACTTATAAGACTTATTTAAAAGCCacattttcaatcttttttcttgacaataaacaaacacatttaatgcatataaattaatGTGGTTAAACATGTTTTAATGCACAAGTTTAATGGACAATATTGTTGTGTATGGTTTGCTGTCTCGAAGCAaatttaaatgagttattttactaattaattgtgttttttttagagaattaattaattgtttaaagGGTAGAAACTCGgctggtatggacaatgcataaaatatgtaagattcaggattcaaaccccgaccaccacaaaaagaAAAGGTAGAAACTCGCCCACAACAACTTAAAATAAAGTAGAGGATAAATATCAAAAACTTTTAATTTCATGAACCAATAAAATGCAAGTTTTTTTGAAGTAAAGTTTCATgatctttttaaaagaaaaatcaaaattttatagctACATTCTCAATGAACCCACGTTTACCCATTCTTGACTCAAGTAAATGACAATTAATATCCATgaagaaaaatttgaatatgtaataaatattatactctaaatatttttgttattaattttttttttgtttgcatcgtttttatttaaagaattcTTTTTCGCATTACCTTATATGAATGCAAACAATGCATGGAAATTAATACTCCCCTtatatttcttctattttctatGATGATTCCATGATTCTAGATGTGAATTTCATGTAACAAATAATCGGGttaaagttaaatttattttttttgggaaatttttttatgttatatatgCCTTTGGTTATCTCTTTGTTGGCTTTGTGTAATTCCCTAATTggttataattaaattgaattctGATTCATTCATGTCTTGAACATTAGTAATAGAGAATTCATAGAAAATGCAATTTGAAGCTAAAAACCATTGCTCGTTGTGAGTGGCTGTAATTTTGGTTCAAACGGAAACAAAACGGAAACAAAATTAGAACTTCTGACTTGCGAGAGAGCAATATCATGAAGAGAACACACATGAATGATAATAAgttaatgagaaaaaaattggaataaaggaaGGATAAACTCTAACATCTAGAGTAATATTCATTAAGTCGACATATCAATTGGAATAAATTGGAAGAAATGAGAAAATTTATAGATAAAAGCTAAATAAATTTATCGATATTAGTTTTTCGACATATATCAATTCATTAAGTAATATTCAATCAACATAAGATATATAAACTCTAACATCTTGATTCTATATCAAATACAAAACATTGCCTCGACTAAAAATTGTATTGCTGATTTTGAGCGCCTTGAAGTCGAATAATATAGACACATGCTCCACAATGGGATCCTGAGAAAGTAGAATTAACGATTAACAATAagatacacaaaaaataaaatcaacccCAAAATCTACAACCAAATGATtaaacttttatgtttttttgtttacaaaaaacTTCCATGCTTTTAAAACACAGAatatacttcttttttttattttttatgaatttgtttatGGAGGAAGAGATGGGGAAGAGACATatgaaaacaatgaaaaacaaattgtcaATATATAGTGAAAAAAATCTAGAcatgatcaattttgattggCTGATGAAAACTATAAATGTGTCATGAATCATTTTGATtggttaataaaaaataaatgagtcataattcaatttgattggatgataagaaaacattaaatgcaCCTTTCAATATAAGGTTGCCACGTgtactatcaaaataaaataggggAAATGATTATAATAAAGATTTAAGTCACTAGAttatttgacccaaaaaaaaaagagggattTATTCACCATCAATGTTAACAATTTTTACATTATTAATTCATTATTATTGTCGAATCATTATAAATGTTTGACCTTTAttataatcacttttaaaataAAGGTCATATTAAGTAGTATCGGTCACTTGTTAACgaacaaaaatatattgagaataatattttttacattattaaGTGGATGATTACACaaaatttaagataattttactatatttccctaaaaaatatatataattttactatatttgattTGTTAGCAAGTGCCcttaaaatgatatttgtaacattttccttaaaattaaactaaaaaacgTTTTGTTAATATAGCTAAAAATGTGGCCCATAAGTTCAAATTCTGTTAAACTATGACGACTAATCCTCTTAAAATAACTGAAATACATTTAAGGAGTTGacgatttttaaaaaatgtttcttaTACATATCTCATAGTAATAGATTCCAAATATCtatcatttccatttttttccCACACCTAAATCCATGTAAGGAatttctttgacaaaattattatataaaaaaacagagCCTAATCCCTATACACCTCACTTGTGATAAATTATAACGGTCCAAATCCAGAAAGGAaagttatacaaaaataaataaataaaattaattaattattaattattttgacatGTATAAAAACTTAGCAATTTAATCAAAAGTAGCCGTTACAACAACATAGcgcctctttctctctttctcccatCTTTTTCGTTTCATtcgtttttttcttcattccaATTTCACTCTCTCACACTCACTCAAAATTCAATCTTTATCAATTTTACGAATACCATTTTGAATTCTGATCACATTGGTGTCTTTTTCCGGCGATACACTGACGGTGGAAAAAGTTACAAAAATGACACCAGAGAAGAAGAAACCCTTGGAAATTGAGAATTTGAACCCTAATGAGTTTTCTAATCGAACCCCACTTCAGAAATCGTTGACTAAGGGTGACAATAATTgtgttaatgttgttgttgtttcgcCGCAGAAGAGAATTCGTCAGAGAAAGTTTGTTGttgcaaagaagaagaagaatgatcAAAGTCCTAGGAAAACTGTTTTGTGTAAATGTGGAGAGAATGATGATGGAAGTAAGTGTGTTTGTGAAGCGTATCGGAATTTGAGGGAATCACAAGAAgggttttttgaaaaagagaatttttttgatGGTGAAGAGAAAAATGATGAAGAGAAAGGTGAAAATGTTCTTGAAGAAGTTATTGAAGCAAATTTGATTATTCATGATATTGGTAacgaagaaagaaaaattgatgaagaagaaggtgtagaggaagaaaatgaagaaaagggTAATTGTAGTTCAATGGTGaaaaggagaagagagaaagtaaTGGAAGAAGCAAGGAATAGTGTACCTGAAAATGGGAAAGTGATGCATTTGGTGAAGGCTTTTGAGAGGTTACTTAGTATAAAaaaggagaaagagaagaatgaggaagaggaagagaatGATAAGAAGAATAAGGTGATGAAATGGGCATTACCTGGATTGCAATTTCAACAACCTGTTAAGGATGGTGATGAACAATCTGAAGTTGTTTCGAgttgttgtgatgatgatggtaGTTTGTTTAATTGTACTTTGACTTCTGAACAACTTGGATTGGATCAAAGGGCTTCAGTTACATCTTCTTGGGATTGTGGAAGTGGAAGAAGGTTTTTGTGTTTTTACTTGTTTTACTTTGATACCTTTAAAGcttgttgtgttttatttgagtttgatttgattcattttGGCTGAAATTGTTGACTTGTGTCAATTgttgtgtgttttgttttttgtgcaGTGTGTGTAGCAGGAATTCTTCTGGTGGTagaagaagcagaagaaatgTAAGATTTTAGaaatgttattgttattgtattTTCAGTTCTGTAGCGTTGATACGTTCTGATTAAGTCATGTCCGGTATTTGACACTGACACGTGTGATTACATtggattatgtcattttctcaaattattattggtgtcgaCATGTTAGTGTTTGCGTCAGGTCCGGTATCGATccatgtttgtgtttgtgtcatGTCCAGTATccatgtttgtgtttgtgtccCTGCTTCATAGATTTTTAGTAGTACTATAATACTAATGAAGATTGGTTAATGATTCAATTCACTATTAATAaggttgttttttaattttattgaaattctGTGTTTTTTAGAGCTTGGAATCATCTAGTACTATTGGAGGAAGGAGGTGgaagaagaagcagaagctaAAAGTCACTAGCCAGAAACCATTCAAGCTAAGGACTGAGGTAATTGATGATAcaaataattggttttttcaTTGAAAgtttcttcaaatttttcagTGGCTATATTGGTGATGCATTGGCTATAATGCTATTGTAGCAAAGGGGAAAGATGAAAGAGGAACAGTTGATGAAAAAGGTAAAGGAGGTTTTGACAGAAGAAGAGAAGATGAGAATTCCTATTGCACAAGGTCTTCCATGGACTATTGATGAACCTGAGGTAAGGTCATTTTCTCATGTAAATCTTTAGCTTAAAGTGTATATGCTTAGTAACAAGAAACTCACTGTCAAATTTGGTCTACTTTTGCTCTTGCTAAGTGTAAatgtaatttcttaattaagcATAGGCTCATTTATGCTTACTAATGCTTGACCATTAGTCTCTGATTGTCCACCATGCAATGCAAACGCACCGTCggtgtaaaaaaattacacttgtACTTCTCAACTTATCATGTGTATGACTCTGGAAGTAGTTATTATAAAGTCAAAAGTTTCTATTTATTTGATGGTTATGATTAATTGACAGTCTAAAGATTCTTTACATTGACggtgtatatgaattaaatcggTGAGTGGTTATATGATATTGCTTCAAAACTTTGAACTGAATTATGTTATACTGCAACCTTATATCTAATATCCTAGCATAACATGGCAAGGATGTAGCAATTCCCAATTAGGACGGTACATTATGGCAAGTATTCTATGTCATCTCATATTTGTATCTTAAATGATTCTATATGATCTTTTGCTCCTGCTAATTGTTTGGCTACCCTTAATGACGTTGCGTTAATCTTCAATAAACACCGTCTTGAGTCGTGACCATATGTCAGCTGATATGGAGTAAATTCACTTTCATTGGAATTAGAAATCCTTATATATAGCTCACATTGTACTTTCTGAGTTTGTCATCAAAGTTTTT belongs to Medicago truncatula cultivar Jemalong A17 chromosome 6, MtrunA17r5.0-ANR, whole genome shotgun sequence and includes:
- the LOC11414486 gene encoding protein WVD2-like 4, which encodes MTPEKKKPLEIENLNPNEFSNRTPLQKSLTKGDNNCVNVVVVSPQKRIRQRKFVVAKKKKNDQSPRKTVLCKCGENDDGSKCVCEAYRNLRESQEGFFEKENFFDGEEKNDEEKGENVLEEVIEANLIIHDIGNEERKIDEEEGVEEENEEKGNCSSMVKRRREKVMEEARNSVPENGKVMHLVKAFERLLSIKKEKEKNEEEEENDKKNKVMKWALPGLQFQQPVKDGDEQSEVVSSCCDDDGSLFNCTLTSEQLGLDQRASVTSSWDCGSGRSVCSRNSSGGRRSRRNSLESSSTIGGRRWKKKQKLKVTSQKPFKLRTEQRGKMKEEQLMKKVKEVLTEEEKMRIPIAQGLPWTIDEPECLLKPPVKENTKPIDVKLHSDLRAIGRAEFDHQVAEKLSLIEQQKMEMERQQKLAEEEEIRRLRKELIPKAQPMPYFDRPFIPRRSMKNPTIPKEPKFHIPHHKKIKCLTLNEMRSYSSCFN